One Clavibacter zhangzhiyongii genomic region harbors:
- a CDS encoding DUF4191 domain-containing protein: MARKTASPKAPKEPGRIKQMWQVFQMTRRYDKSSVWWMLLALLAPIVVGVLLAVFATGGNWLTAILFVIAGVFAGILAFLIVLGRKAERAAYLQIKGQPGAVGVVLRSSLKRGWVGSEMPVAVNGKSQDAVYRAVGRSGVALIGEGPKSRTTRMLEDERRKIARVLPNVPVHFVFVGPDADSVELHKLAGRLQRFPRTITKAEVLAVNNRLTSLGQNSMPIPKGVDPFKVRPSRAR; encoded by the coding sequence ATGGCCCGCAAGACAGCCTCTCCGAAGGCGCCCAAGGAACCCGGCCGCATCAAGCAGATGTGGCAGGTCTTCCAGATGACCCGGCGGTACGACAAGAGCTCGGTCTGGTGGATGCTCCTGGCGCTGCTGGCCCCGATCGTCGTCGGCGTGCTGCTCGCCGTCTTCGCGACCGGCGGGAACTGGCTGACGGCCATCCTCTTCGTCATCGCCGGCGTGTTCGCCGGCATCCTCGCGTTCCTCATCGTCCTCGGGCGCAAGGCCGAGCGAGCCGCGTACCTGCAGATCAAGGGACAGCCGGGCGCCGTGGGCGTCGTCCTCCGCAGCTCGCTGAAGCGCGGATGGGTCGGCAGCGAGATGCCCGTCGCCGTCAACGGCAAGTCGCAGGACGCGGTCTACCGCGCCGTCGGCCGCTCGGGCGTCGCGCTCATCGGCGAGGGACCGAAGAGCCGCACGACGCGCATGCTGGAGGACGAGCGCCGCAAGATCGCGCGCGTGCTGCCCAACGTGCCCGTCCACTTCGTGTTCGTGGGCCCGGACGCCGACTCCGTCGAGCTGCACAAGCTCGCCGGACGTCTCCAGCGCTTCCCGCGCACCATCACCAAGGCCGAGGTCCTCGCGGTCAACAACCGCCTCACCTCGCTCGGCCAGAACAGCATGCCGATCCCGAAGGGCGTCGACCCGTTCAAGGTCCGTCCGTCGCGGGCGCGCTGA
- the sucB gene encoding 2-oxoglutarate dehydrogenase, E2 component, dihydrolipoamide succinyltransferase, which produces MSESVNLPALGESVTEGTVTRWLKNVGDHVEVDEPLLEVSTDKVDTEIPSPVAGVIEEILVQEDETVEVGAVLVRIGDGSGGGDAPAEEPAAEETKQDAPVEEAVEDTVTPSTEADDDSEAPAPVEPEPAPAVQQEAPAPAGTPAPAPAAPAPAPVAAAPAPAPAAPAAAPAPAASGNAGYVTPLVRKLANERGVDIASVTGTGVGGRIRKEDVLAAAEAAASAASAAPASAPVAPATAPLETSPLRGTTAKMSRMRKLIADRAVVSMQSTAQLTSVVEVDVTKVARFRDRVKADFVEKTGVKLSFLPFFALAAAEALKAYPVVNATVDGDSIVYPDHENISIAVDTERGLLTPVVKNAEGKNLAQFATEIADLAARTRDNKLSPDELAGGTFTLTNTGSRGALFDTPVVFLPQSAILGTGIVTKRPVVITADGQDTIAIRSTVYLALSYDHRIVDGADASRFLVAVKNRLEAGAFDADLGI; this is translated from the coding sequence ATGAGCGAATCCGTCAACCTCCCCGCACTCGGCGAGAGCGTCACCGAGGGCACGGTGACCCGCTGGCTCAAGAACGTCGGCGACCACGTCGAGGTCGACGAGCCCCTGCTCGAGGTGTCGACCGACAAGGTCGACACCGAGATCCCCTCCCCGGTCGCCGGTGTGATCGAGGAGATCCTGGTCCAGGAGGACGAGACCGTCGAGGTCGGCGCCGTCCTCGTGAGGATCGGCGACGGCTCCGGCGGCGGCGACGCGCCCGCCGAGGAGCCCGCCGCCGAGGAGACGAAGCAGGACGCTCCGGTCGAGGAGGCCGTGGAGGACACCGTCACGCCGTCGACCGAGGCCGACGACGACTCCGAGGCCCCCGCTCCCGTCGAGCCGGAGCCGGCTCCCGCCGTCCAGCAGGAGGCGCCCGCGCCGGCCGGGACCCCCGCTCCCGCGCCCGCGGCCCCCGCGCCGGCTCCCGTCGCGGCCGCCCCCGCGCCGGCTCCTGCAGCGCCTGCTGCCGCTCCGGCTCCCGCAGCCTCCGGCAACGCGGGGTACGTCACCCCGCTCGTGCGCAAGCTCGCCAACGAGCGCGGCGTCGACATCGCCTCGGTCACCGGCACGGGTGTCGGCGGTCGCATCCGCAAGGAGGACGTGCTCGCCGCGGCGGAGGCTGCCGCGTCGGCCGCCAGCGCCGCGCCCGCGTCGGCTCCGGTCGCTCCCGCGACCGCCCCGCTGGAGACGTCGCCGCTGCGCGGCACCACGGCGAAGATGTCGCGGATGCGCAAGCTGATCGCGGACCGGGCCGTCGTGTCCATGCAGTCCACCGCGCAGCTCACGTCCGTCGTCGAGGTCGACGTCACCAAGGTGGCGCGCTTCCGCGACCGCGTGAAGGCGGACTTCGTCGAGAAGACCGGCGTCAAGCTCTCGTTCCTCCCCTTCTTCGCCCTGGCGGCGGCCGAGGCCCTGAAGGCCTACCCGGTCGTCAACGCGACGGTCGACGGGGACAGCATCGTCTACCCGGACCACGAGAACATCAGCATCGCCGTCGACACCGAGCGCGGTCTGCTCACCCCCGTGGTGAAGAACGCCGAGGGCAAGAACCTGGCGCAGTTCGCGACGGAGATCGCGGACCTCGCCGCCCGCACGCGCGACAACAAGCTGTCGCCCGACGAGCTGGCCGGTGGCACGTTCACGCTGACCAACACGGGCTCGCGCGGCGCGCTGTTCGACACCCCCGTGGTGTTCCTGCCCCAGTCGGCCATCCTCGGAACCGGCATCGTCACCAAGCGCCCCGTGGTCATCACGGCGGACGGCCAGGACACGATCGCCATCCGGTCGACGGTGTACCTCGCGCTCTCCTACGACCACCGGATCGTCGACGGCGCGGACGCGTCGCGCTTCCTCGTGGCCGTGAAGAACCGCCTCGAGGCCGGCGCCTTCGACGCCGACCTGGGCATCTAG
- a CDS encoding protein kinase domain-containing protein: MPRSTGRGRDGGRRTGAPSRGSASAPGPREGLRPRRRGAPEQGATVAGYRLVRLIGRGARAEVYLAHPMQEAGRTGRGEGAGNVAVKIVPPTERSRGDAEALALQSVASEHVVGLRDVASLADGSLCIVQSLAARGTAAGLLARRGGLTPGEIVTLVASILRGLGDMHDAGIAHGALDLTHVLIDATGCPVLGGLGSACPFDGDPAGESPRGADPVEQDLIRVARIVAALRDPVGSRGSASDDRWGEWLDLLDATVHGETDLTAHDLADQLLEVADAAPLAEAGTVDTAPTTALGRTRQEADDEAAGPEPRSRRARRTSRAHPGTARRHRAVREDGRGSTAARIRGARSAVRRELAVVRPRVWALGLVALVAVSAGAVALPMLAGAARGESVDATAPGSAGEGTDADASAAEPPSSSEHEHDHDLVADAAMAGSEDPDVAAPALLRLRADCLRRRDARCLDGVDQAGSAADDADRSRVSGPTGGWLDDGEAHLADAIGPARLLGDSALLELSPIDDGTAVGVAGPSSPGRRTASLLMVRGEAGWRIRDLMDDR; the protein is encoded by the coding sequence ATGCCGCGATCGACTGGACGGGGGCGCGACGGCGGACGACGGACAGGGGCGCCGTCCCGCGGGAGCGCATCGGCGCCCGGCCCCCGCGAGGGGTTGCGCCCGCGCCGCCGCGGTGCGCCCGAGCAGGGGGCGACGGTCGCGGGCTACCGCCTCGTGCGCCTCATCGGACGCGGTGCGCGCGCCGAGGTGTACCTCGCGCATCCGATGCAGGAGGCGGGTCGGACCGGACGTGGCGAAGGTGCCGGCAACGTGGCGGTGAAGATCGTGCCGCCCACCGAGCGCAGCCGCGGCGACGCGGAGGCGCTCGCGCTCCAGTCGGTCGCGTCCGAGCACGTCGTCGGCCTCCGCGACGTCGCGAGCCTCGCGGACGGCAGCCTGTGCATCGTGCAGTCGCTCGCCGCGCGCGGCACCGCCGCGGGACTGCTCGCACGACGAGGAGGCCTCACCCCCGGCGAGATCGTGACCCTCGTGGCGTCGATCCTCCGAGGCCTGGGCGACATGCACGACGCCGGCATCGCGCACGGAGCGCTGGATCTCACGCACGTCCTCATCGACGCGACGGGCTGCCCTGTGCTGGGAGGGCTGGGTTCCGCGTGCCCGTTCGACGGCGACCCGGCGGGCGAGTCGCCGCGCGGTGCGGATCCCGTGGAGCAGGACCTCATCCGGGTCGCCCGGATCGTCGCCGCGCTGCGCGATCCCGTCGGCTCCCGCGGATCGGCCTCCGATGATCGCTGGGGCGAATGGCTCGACCTCCTCGACGCGACCGTGCACGGCGAGACCGACCTCACCGCGCACGATCTCGCCGACCAGCTGCTCGAGGTCGCAGACGCGGCCCCGCTGGCGGAGGCCGGCACCGTCGACACGGCCCCGACGACCGCCCTGGGACGGACGCGCCAGGAGGCGGACGACGAGGCCGCGGGTCCCGAGCCGAGATCGCGCCGTGCGCGCCGGACGTCCCGCGCACATCCGGGGACGGCTCGTCGGCACCGTGCGGTGCGAGAGGACGGCCGAGGCTCGACGGCCGCGCGCATCCGGGGTGCGAGGAGCGCCGTGCGGCGGGAGCTCGCCGTCGTCCGTCCCCGGGTCTGGGCCCTCGGGCTGGTGGCGCTCGTCGCGGTGAGCGCCGGCGCCGTGGCCCTGCCGATGCTCGCCGGTGCCGCACGTGGGGAGTCGGTGGACGCCACTGCTCCGGGCTCCGCGGGGGAGGGGACCGACGCGGACGCCTCGGCAGCCGAACCGCCCTCCTCGTCGGAGCACGAGCACGACCACGACCTCGTCGCCGATGCCGCCATGGCCGGATCGGAGGATCCCGACGTCGCGGCTCCGGCACTCCTCCGGCTCCGGGCCGACTGCCTGCGCCGGCGCGACGCCCGCTGCCTCGACGGGGTCGACCAGGCGGGATCCGCCGCCGACGACGCCGACCGCTCTCGCGTCTCCGGCCCCACAGGTGGGTGGCTCGACGACGGGGAGGCGCACCTCGCGGACGCGATCGGACCCGCGCGCCTGCTCGGCGACAGCGCGCTCCTCGAGCTGAGCCCGATCGACGACGGCACAGCCGTCGGGGTCGCAGGGCCGTCGTCACCCGGACGCCGAACGGCCTCCCTCCTGATGGTCAGGGGGGAGGCCGGGTGGCGGATCAGGGACCTGATGGACGACCGGTGA